From a region of the Rouxiella sp. S1S-2 genome:
- a CDS encoding NAD-dependent succinate-semialdehyde dehydrogenase, protein MSPLPLQDSSLYRQQAFINGCWVDARSQETIEVINPSTAEVIARVPAMNEQDTCDAIQAAESVRLPFAATSAAERAAMLEKWHQLILDNTEDLAMLMTAEQGKSLEEARGEVRYGASFVKWFAEEARRIYGETLPAPTRDRRILVLKQPVGIAAAITPWNFPIAMITRKCAPAIAAGCPVIVKPSDLTPLCALALAELASRAGIPAGVLQVVTGLPQGIGGELTRNPLVRKLSFAGSTRVGQLLMRQCADSVKRLSFELGGNAPFIVFDDADIELALAGVLVSKFRNGGQTCVCANRILVQRGIYDQFAARLVEETKKLKVGDGFVAGTQMGPLINQAAVEKVNRHIDDALSQGARVLTGGIAAANGNFVQPTVLADVTASMLIANEETFGPVAPLFCFDDEQQAIDLANATPFGLAAYFFTENLRRSWRVAEKLEFGMVGLNTGSVSLEIAPFGGIKLSGIGREGAKAGIEEYLEMKSFHIGGLD, encoded by the coding sequence ATGTCGCCATTGCCTTTACAGGACTCGTCACTTTACCGCCAGCAGGCATTTATCAACGGTTGCTGGGTTGATGCGCGCAGTCAAGAAACGATTGAAGTGATTAATCCTTCTACCGCCGAGGTGATTGCACGGGTGCCAGCCATGAACGAGCAGGATACCTGTGATGCAATTCAGGCGGCAGAAAGTGTTCGCCTGCCGTTTGCCGCGACCAGTGCAGCAGAACGTGCCGCGATGCTTGAAAAGTGGCATCAATTGATTTTAGACAACACTGAAGACCTGGCGATGTTGATGACCGCCGAGCAGGGCAAGTCGCTGGAGGAGGCCCGTGGCGAAGTCCGTTATGGCGCCAGTTTCGTTAAATGGTTTGCCGAAGAGGCGCGCCGTATTTATGGTGAAACCCTTCCCGCACCGACCCGCGACCGCCGAATTTTGGTGCTTAAACAGCCGGTAGGTATTGCCGCTGCCATCACGCCGTGGAACTTTCCGATTGCAATGATTACCCGCAAATGTGCCCCTGCGATTGCTGCTGGGTGTCCGGTGATTGTTAAACCTTCCGACTTAACCCCACTTTGTGCACTGGCGCTGGCTGAACTGGCATCGCGTGCCGGAATTCCTGCCGGTGTGCTGCAGGTGGTGACCGGCTTGCCGCAGGGAATTGGTGGCGAACTGACCCGCAATCCATTAGTGCGTAAACTGTCGTTCGCCGGATCGACCCGCGTGGGACAATTGCTAATGCGCCAGTGCGCCGATTCGGTTAAGCGTCTGAGCTTTGAGTTGGGAGGCAATGCACCGTTTATCGTGTTTGACGATGCTGATATCGAGCTTGCCCTCGCCGGTGTGCTGGTCAGCAAGTTCCGCAACGGCGGCCAAACCTGCGTCTGCGCCAACCGAATTTTGGTGCAGCGCGGCATCTATGACCAGTTCGCGGCCCGGCTGGTAGAAGAGACAAAAAAACTCAAAGTCGGTGACGGTTTTGTCGCAGGAACACAGATGGGACCCTTGATTAATCAGGCGGCGGTCGAGAAAGTTAATCGCCATATCGACGACGCCCTCAGTCAGGGCGCGCGGGTACTCACTGGCGGGATCGCCGCTGCTAACGGCAACTTTGTGCAGCCCACGGTGCTGGCCGACGTAACCGCCAGCATGCTGATTGCCAACGAAGAGACATTTGGCCCGGTAGCACCGCTGTTCTGTTTTGACGATGAACAGCAGGCCATCGATTTAGCGAATGCTACGCCATTTGGCTTAGCGGCTTATTTCTTTACGGAAAACTTACGCCGTTCGTGGCGAGTGGCTGAAAAACTTGAATTTGGCATGGTTGGATTAAATACCGGTTCAGTGTCATTGGAAATAGCGCCATTTGGTGGAATAAAACTTTCTGGAATAGGGCGTGAAGGGGCTAAAGCCGGTATTGAAGAATATCTTGAAATGAAATCATTCCATATTGGTGGCCTTGATTAA
- a CDS encoding GNAT family N-acetyltransferase has translation MDWGIEDKIVEWARGGYVISTDRHRLDIDKVHYFLSVQSSWARGQSRETLLRSIAHSIALGVYYQGQQIGFARIVTDFSRLAYVMDIFIDTHFRGQGVGTWLSEVVRSHPDLSDVAKWMLTTRDAQPVYHRAGWNLVTHPQNIMEITPGNPAGPASSRCAETCITVKPYIAKGNTP, from the coding sequence ATGGATTGGGGCATAGAAGATAAAATTGTTGAATGGGCGCGCGGTGGGTATGTCATTAGTACCGATCGCCACCGGTTAGATATTGATAAGGTTCATTATTTTCTTTCAGTCCAGTCTTCCTGGGCAAGAGGTCAGTCGCGGGAGACCCTGCTGCGATCCATTGCTCACTCGATAGCGCTGGGCGTCTATTATCAGGGACAGCAGATTGGCTTCGCCCGCATCGTCACTGATTTTTCCCGCCTGGCCTACGTGATGGACATCTTCATCGACACACATTTTCGCGGGCAGGGCGTTGGCACCTGGCTGTCCGAGGTGGTGCGCAGTCATCCAGACTTATCCGACGTTGCAAAATGGATGCTCACTACCCGTGACGCGCAGCCCGTTTATCATCGCGCCGGTTGGAACCTGGTCACTCACCCGCAGAACATCATGGAAATCACTCCCGGCAATCCCGCCGGACCTGCCTCGTCGAGATGCGCTGAAACCTGTATCACCGTCAAGCCCTACATCGCAAAAGGAAACACACCATGA
- a CDS encoding carboxylesterase/lipase family protein: MPNQQFLANDDPSLVNTDSGTVAGEWENGIATFKGIPFAAPPVGKLRWRAPQPAEKWQGVRDARLFGQSSWQNREYCTAVGGGDPGVFSEDCLYLNVWTTLPSREQKKPVMVWIHGGGYTIGSGGLSPYIGAPLASRGVVLVTLNYRLGHLGFFAHPALDAEYPAGEVVNNFALLDQIAALKWVQNNIAAFGGDPDNVTVFGESSGARSVLSLFASPLAKGLFQKGIAQSAYTLPDTSRRQALGRGESLAQHFGLAHATAEQLRELPADSFWSLDKNLSIAPVPIAGDSVLPAPMMDVFKAGKQHPLPLIIGSNSDEASVLSYFNIDVATVVKRVRKQHPLGLRLIKWLYFGVKDDGELGRQISRDMAFTTMGYVAMLAQYKAGAPGWRYYFDYVSENARTLCPNGTWHGSEIPYVMNNMHLIESSQVVGGGFTPQDQAFAQVVSEYWLNFARHAVGQSTHIEGDIHWPVWKPRGDKTLRFGHQGQIGLKVEQRFMRLRLRLFRLLMTKLVKLD; this comes from the coding sequence ATGCCCAACCAGCAGTTTCTCGCTAACGATGACCCCTCTTTGGTCAACACCGATTCCGGAACAGTCGCGGGAGAATGGGAAAACGGGATTGCAACTTTCAAAGGCATTCCTTTTGCCGCGCCGCCGGTTGGCAAACTTCGCTGGCGTGCGCCGCAGCCAGCGGAAAAATGGCAGGGGGTGAGGGATGCTCGCCTCTTTGGTCAATCAAGCTGGCAAAACCGGGAATACTGTACGGCCGTCGGTGGGGGCGATCCTGGCGTGTTCAGTGAAGACTGCCTGTATCTCAACGTGTGGACGACATTACCGAGCCGTGAGCAGAAGAAGCCGGTGATGGTGTGGATCCACGGCGGCGGTTATACCATTGGATCAGGCGGCCTTTCTCCTTATATTGGCGCTCCACTAGCGTCACGCGGTGTGGTATTGGTGACACTCAACTACCGGCTAGGACATCTAGGATTCTTTGCCCATCCTGCGCTGGACGCTGAGTATCCGGCGGGCGAAGTGGTGAATAATTTCGCCTTGCTTGATCAGATTGCGGCCCTGAAATGGGTGCAGAACAACATCGCTGCCTTCGGTGGAGACCCTGATAACGTGACGGTTTTTGGTGAATCTTCCGGCGCCCGCAGCGTGCTTTCGCTGTTTGCCTCGCCTTTGGCGAAGGGGCTGTTCCAGAAGGGGATCGCGCAAAGTGCCTACACGTTACCTGATACGTCGCGGCGGCAGGCATTGGGCCGAGGTGAGTCCCTGGCTCAGCATTTTGGGCTGGCGCATGCCACGGCAGAGCAGCTACGTGAGCTGCCCGCGGACAGCTTTTGGTCGCTGGATAAAAATTTAAGCATTGCACCGGTACCGATTGCTGGCGACAGCGTGCTGCCCGCGCCGATGATGGACGTTTTCAAAGCGGGAAAACAGCATCCGCTACCGCTGATTATCGGCAGTAATAGCGATGAGGCCAGCGTACTGAGCTACTTTAATATTGACGTAGCCACTGTGGTAAAAAGGGTAAGAAAACAGCATCCGCTGGGCCTGAGATTAATAAAATGGCTTTATTTCGGCGTCAAAGACGACGGTGAATTGGGCCGTCAAATCAGCCGCGATATGGCATTTACCACCATGGGCTATGTCGCGATGCTGGCTCAGTACAAGGCGGGTGCACCTGGGTGGCGTTACTATTTTGACTACGTGTCAGAGAATGCCCGCACGCTTTGCCCCAACGGTACTTGGCACGGCAGCGAAATCCCCTACGTGATGAACAATATGCATTTGATTGAAAGCTCTCAGGTGGTGGGGGGCGGATTTACCCCGCAAGACCAAGCATTTGCCCAAGTGGTGAGTGAATATTGGCTCAATTTTGCCCGCCACGCTGTCGGACAAAGCACCCACATTGAGGGCGATATACACTGGCCAGTCTGGAAGCCGCGTGGTGATAAAACGCTGCGTTTTGGCCATCAGGGACAAATAGGGTTAAAGGTCGAACAGCGCTTTATGCGCCTGAGACTTCGGCTTTTTAGGCTGTTGATGACTAAATTGGTGAAATTGGATTAG
- a CDS encoding hydantoinase/oxoprolinase family protein encodes MTYRIGVDIGGSFTDFAVLDERDNSIRTLKVLSRPDSPGSEITTGLSQLRDNFGIEPAEVHYFTHGTTVGVNAVIQRKGVKLALFTTEAFEDVLELARLKIPHIHDLFSRRPEPLISRDRVFPIKERTDSQGRILQPVDPASVMAAVQQAKALGCEGVVVSFLHAYRNGDNEARVREMITELAPELLTSCSGEIWPIIREYERTITATINAYVQPKVINYLGAFERALSEMGVPVPPRITKSNGGVMSVEQAKAECVQMILSGTASGVIGAGYIADQCGYDKLLSLDIGGTSADVAVIIDGRPEYGSGETIGEFQIFIPSVSVTSVGQGGGSLAWIDRLGVLQVGPDSAGSLPGPVCYGRGGEQATVTDAFAACGLLGHGALGYSAVSVDSEAARRAIALLAKPLGITIEEAAETIIQLAVSSMYSDTSGLISRFGIDPREFYFLAFGGAGPMMGCYLARELNMKGVVIPPTPGVLSALGGLIADLKNDFIRTLYRDLNASALSETLAAAAQLRQEAEGWLRREHGADLPYSLLFSADMRYRGQSFEIEVPLQNDWLELSEPSAERLAWISAAFNQQHLKIFGHSDATAAIQIINLRLVISSPTARPALKKRAYSNEAIVPQSTASAWVDGAQREVRVVRREQLLAGQCFAGPAIVAQDDCTTCVPTGMQVDVDTFGNLIITPTTQRVEELQHGY; translated from the coding sequence ATGACTTACCGAATTGGCGTAGATATCGGCGGGTCGTTTACCGATTTTGCCGTGCTTGATGAGCGCGATAACAGCATTCGCACCCTTAAGGTGTTATCACGTCCCGACAGTCCCGGCAGTGAAATCACCACTGGCTTAAGTCAGTTGCGTGATAACTTCGGTATTGAGCCTGCCGAGGTGCACTACTTCACACACGGCACCACGGTTGGGGTGAACGCGGTTATTCAACGTAAAGGCGTAAAGCTGGCGCTGTTCACCACTGAGGCCTTCGAGGACGTGCTCGAGCTGGCACGGTTGAAGATACCGCATATTCACGACCTGTTCTCCCGTCGCCCCGAGCCGCTTATCAGCCGTGATCGGGTGTTTCCTATCAAAGAGCGCACCGACAGTCAGGGGCGTATTCTGCAGCCGGTTGACCCTGCGTCGGTCATGGCCGCCGTGCAACAGGCCAAAGCACTGGGCTGCGAAGGGGTTGTGGTGTCATTTTTGCACGCCTACCGCAATGGTGACAACGAAGCGCGGGTGCGCGAAATGATAACCGAACTGGCCCCAGAGCTGCTCACCTCCTGCTCCGGTGAAATCTGGCCCATTATTCGCGAATATGAACGCACCATCACCGCCACCATCAACGCCTACGTGCAGCCAAAAGTTATCAACTATCTCGGCGCTTTTGAACGCGCACTGAGCGAAATGGGTGTACCGGTGCCGCCGAGGATAACCAAGTCCAACGGCGGCGTGATGAGCGTTGAACAAGCTAAGGCCGAATGCGTGCAGATGATCCTCTCCGGCACGGCATCTGGCGTTATTGGCGCCGGGTATATTGCCGATCAGTGTGGCTACGACAAACTGCTAAGCCTGGATATCGGCGGCACCAGCGCCGACGTCGCGGTCATTATTGACGGAAGACCGGAGTACGGCAGTGGCGAAACCATCGGTGAATTTCAAATATTTATCCCCTCTGTTTCCGTGACCTCAGTCGGACAAGGGGGAGGATCGTTAGCGTGGATAGACCGCCTCGGCGTGCTGCAAGTCGGTCCCGACAGCGCAGGTTCGCTGCCAGGCCCGGTGTGTTATGGACGCGGCGGCGAGCAGGCCACAGTTACCGACGCCTTTGCCGCCTGCGGTTTGCTCGGCCACGGGGCGTTAGGCTACAGCGCCGTTAGCGTAGACAGTGAGGCTGCTCGCCGCGCGATAGCATTGCTGGCAAAACCGCTGGGAATAACGATTGAAGAAGCGGCAGAAACCATTATTCAGTTAGCGGTTTCAAGTATGTATAGCGATACCAGTGGCCTAATTTCGCGCTTCGGGATCGATCCTCGCGAGTTCTATTTTTTGGCTTTTGGGGGAGCGGGACCGATGATGGGCTGCTATTTGGCACGCGAACTTAATATGAAAGGCGTGGTGATACCGCCGACGCCGGGCGTGCTCTCGGCGCTTGGCGGTCTAATCGCCGACCTGAAAAACGATTTTATCCGCACCCTGTATCGAGACCTGAACGCCAGCGCGCTGAGTGAAACGCTCGCCGCCGCGGCTCAGCTCAGGCAGGAAGCCGAGGGGTGGCTGCGGCGCGAGCACGGAGCAGACTTACCCTACAGCCTGCTGTTTTCAGCGGATATGCGCTATCGCGGCCAGTCGTTTGAAATTGAAGTGCCGCTGCAAAACGACTGGCTGGAACTGAGTGAACCCTCCGCAGAACGGCTGGCTTGGATAAGTGCAGCCTTTAACCAGCAACATCTGAAAATTTTCGGCCACAGCGACGCCACTGCTGCAATACAAATCATCAATCTACGGCTGGTGATCAGTTCCCCCACCGCGCGTCCTGCCCTTAAAAAACGGGCTTACAGCAACGAGGCCATCGTCCCGCAGTCCACGGCCAGTGCCTGGGTGGATGGCGCACAGCGTGAAGTGCGGGTGGTGCGACGCGAACAGCTGCTTGCCGGTCAATGTTTTGCAGGCCCGGCCATTGTGGCGCAGGACGACTGTACCACCTGTGTGCCAACCGGTATGCAGGTTGACGTCGACACCTTTGGTAACTTGATCATTACCCCGACAACCCAACGCGTTGAGGAGTTGCAGCATGGCTATTGA
- a CDS encoding PLP-dependent aminotransferase family protein, producing the protein MLNLSVPSTLDRRSHGSLQSKLREKISEAIAKGDFEQGQTLPSTRAMAEQLKISRNTVTLVYEELAAEGVLISEQRRGFYVAQDAVSRLPQSRPPVPTAASVDWESKLMINPAALEHITHPQDWRSKKYTFMYGQHDRWIFPISSWRKCSRDSLSLHDMYDWTVDYVDEDDPVLLDAFRRRVLPRRGFSASTQEVLVTVGAQHALFLAIQCLIRPGMVVGIEDPSYPDVRNLMIFHGAVLRPLPVDENGLIISEALIGCDVLYVTPSHQSPTTVTLSHVRRSQLLKMAAEHDFIIIEDDYDTESRFGRVPSSALKSIDSEGRVVYVTSLSKLLSPGLRVGFLVGPMPFIRQARALRRMSIRHPAANNQRTVALFLKGGYYESLLKRFHEEYEGRWHTLQQALTTFIPLAKVASSEGGSSVWLRFPECINTHELSQRAYARDVYIQSGESYFLNTRDGQYPRPTHFMRIGFSSIQVEHIAEGIAIVGGVVDEMLAEYSQQCGVSLTQNPSPNPLSA; encoded by the coding sequence ATGCTCAACTTATCGGTTCCCAGCACGCTTGACCGCAGGTCGCACGGGTCTTTGCAATCAAAGCTGCGCGAAAAAATCTCTGAGGCGATCGCCAAAGGGGATTTTGAACAGGGGCAAACGCTGCCTTCAACCCGCGCAATGGCCGAACAGTTAAAGATATCGCGTAATACTGTCACGCTGGTGTATGAGGAGCTTGCGGCCGAAGGCGTGCTAATTTCCGAACAGCGGCGCGGCTTTTATGTCGCGCAGGACGCCGTTTCGCGGCTGCCGCAGAGTCGGCCTCCTGTTCCAACGGCGGCGTCGGTGGACTGGGAGAGCAAGCTGATGATCAATCCGGCTGCGTTGGAGCACATTACGCATCCTCAAGACTGGCGCAGTAAAAAATACACCTTTATGTATGGGCAGCACGATCGCTGGATTTTCCCCATTTCCAGCTGGCGCAAGTGCAGCCGTGATTCGCTGTCATTGCATGACATGTATGACTGGACCGTGGATTATGTTGATGAAGACGATCCGGTGCTGCTCGACGCCTTTCGCCGTCGGGTGTTGCCGCGTCGCGGGTTCAGCGCCTCGACTCAGGAGGTGCTGGTGACCGTGGGCGCTCAGCATGCGTTGTTTTTGGCCATTCAATGTTTGATTCGCCCCGGTATGGTCGTGGGGATTGAAGACCCTTCTTATCCAGACGTGCGTAACCTGATGATTTTTCACGGCGCAGTGCTGAGACCTTTACCGGTAGATGAAAATGGATTGATTATCAGCGAGGCGTTAATAGGTTGCGATGTGCTGTACGTGACCCCGAGTCATCAGTCTCCAACCACCGTGACGTTGTCACATGTTCGGCGCAGCCAACTGCTGAAAATGGCCGCAGAGCACGATTTCATCATTATTGAAGATGATTACGACACCGAATCACGCTTTGGCCGCGTGCCTTCAAGCGCGCTGAAATCAATCGATAGCGAAGGCCGCGTGGTGTACGTCACCAGCCTGTCGAAACTGCTGTCACCTGGACTGCGGGTCGGTTTTCTGGTCGGGCCGATGCCGTTCATCCGCCAAGCACGCGCACTGCGGAGGATGAGCATTAGGCATCCGGCGGCCAACAATCAGCGTACCGTGGCGCTGTTTCTTAAAGGTGGCTATTACGAGTCGCTTTTAAAGCGCTTTCATGAGGAGTACGAAGGGCGGTGGCACACTCTGCAACAGGCGCTCACGACGTTTATTCCCTTGGCCAAGGTCGCCAGTTCGGAGGGCGGCAGCTCGGTGTGGCTGCGTTTTCCCGAATGCATTAATACTCACGAACTTTCGCAGCGAGCCTATGCGCGCGACGTTTATATCCAGTCGGGTGAAAGCTATTTCCTCAACACTCGTGACGGACAATACCCACGCCCGACCCACTTTATGCGCATCGGCTTTTCATCAATCCAGGTAGAACATATCGCCGAGGGCATTGCGATTGTCGGGGGCGTAGTGGACGAGATGCTGGCGGAATATTCCCAGCAATGTGGCGTGAGCCTGACCCAGAATCCATCGCCAAACCCGCTAAGTGCTTAA
- the chaA gene encoding sodium-potassium/proton antiporter ChaA, with product MVSAQDQHKQKSRHKEYSLIFPIIALVVLMLWGNSSNFGYVVGINAIALVGILASAFSVVRHADVLAHRLGEPYGSLILSLSVVILEVSLISALMATGDAAPALMRDTLFSIIMIVTSGLVGFALLLGGRKFATQYVNLGGIKQYLMAIFPLAIIVLVLPAALPGGNFTTLQALFVAAISAAMYGVFLLIQTKTHQSLFVYEHEDEDDDTPHGKPSSHKSLTHALWLVVHLVLVIAVTKFNANPLEMLLTELNAPAQFTGFLVALLILSPEGLGALKAVLKNQVQRAMNLFFGSVLATISLTVPAVTIIATLTGQQLMFSLEPANIVVMLSVLILCQISFSTGRTNVLNGTAHLALFCAYMMIIML from the coding sequence ATGGTGTCAGCACAGGACCAACACAAGCAAAAATCCCGTCATAAAGAGTATTCCCTGATTTTCCCTATTATCGCCCTGGTAGTTCTGATGCTTTGGGGCAACAGCAGCAACTTTGGTTACGTGGTCGGCATCAATGCCATCGCTTTAGTCGGTATTCTTGCCAGCGCCTTCAGCGTTGTGCGACACGCCGACGTATTGGCACATCGCCTCGGTGAACCCTACGGCTCCCTCATTTTAAGCCTCTCGGTGGTTATCCTGGAGGTCAGTCTAATATCCGCACTGATGGCAACCGGCGATGCTGCTCCCGCCCTGATGCGCGACACACTATTTTCAATCATTATGATTGTGACGTCCGGACTGGTTGGCTTTGCGCTGCTGCTCGGCGGCCGTAAGTTCGCGACTCAGTACGTTAATCTGGGTGGCATAAAACAGTATTTAATGGCGATATTCCCGCTGGCCATTATTGTGCTGGTGCTGCCTGCGGCACTGCCAGGCGGCAATTTTACGACTCTTCAGGCACTGTTTGTCGCGGCTATTTCTGCGGCCATGTACGGCGTTTTCCTGCTGATTCAGACTAAAACACACCAAAGCCTATTTGTTTACGAACACGAAGATGAAGACGACGATACTCCTCATGGTAAACCGTCTTCACATAAAAGCCTGACCCATGCCCTGTGGTTGGTGGTGCATTTGGTGCTGGTTATCGCCGTCACCAAATTTAATGCTAATCCGCTGGAAATGCTGCTGACCGAACTCAATGCACCGGCGCAGTTTACCGGCTTCCTGGTGGCGCTGCTTATCCTGTCACCTGAAGGTTTGGGCGCATTAAAAGCGGTATTGAAGAATCAGGTACAGCGCGCGATGAATCTGTTTTTTGGTTCAGTATTGGCGACTATCTCGCTGACCGTCCCTGCGGTAACCATTATCGCCACCCTGACCGGACAGCAGCTGATGTTCAGCCTCGAACCTGCCAATATCGTGGTGATGTTGTCAGTATTAATTCTGTGCCAGATCTCTTTCTCGACCGGACGTACTAATGTGCTCAACGGTACCGCTCACCTGGCGCTGTTCTGTGCTTATATGATGATTATTATGCTCTGA
- a CDS encoding hydantoinase B/oxoprolinase family protein: MAIDGRNLQILANYCAAAADAMAFTLMRTAHSTFVKETEDFSCQIVTREGLAFASPRSFGAPWYGGIDYAPVLALIEDYQEGDICITNDSYAGNVATHSPDIHIWKPVFFQGQIACFVVGHIHNTDVGGAVPASLSRSLTEIVQEGLRIPPLKIISGGRLNEDVARIMRLNVRAPDQNWGDFNAQIASVNIGERKVHEIIARFGIEDFLHGVDGILDYACQQARNIIATIPDGEYFYADYADEDTDGGYPCRIAVTLRVTGDTLELDYTGSDPQLTSSLNMPTGGRERHPLALVGVTYVLSTLDSRLLLNAGTLRPTRAILPSGTVMNCEAPAAVGMRSLTCAVSQIATLGAFSLAVPERLPANSPGGNSIVNIKTVDAQSRTVVASMGPVGGGAGGTPRHDGPDGSGGLSAFLKNTPVEINEAEVPILVRRYGLFPDSGGAGRYRGGMATVMEFEVTAPNTVVTARNRNRSVFASAGAVGGSAGKNASFQTNPDTEHKIEHGNIDVIKCNPGDVVRLIGPGAGGYGPARERSPQSVLRDVQCGFVSLEGARRDYGVVIHDGAIDAFETEITRSSMPNQGSGHFDYGHARRAFETVWTRARYALLTEFLASMPVVWRHFLKHQVFAAVAAVPAPESEEAMSEQMADILHGLLHKFPAIRTPQPAG; this comes from the coding sequence ATGGCTATTGATGGACGCAATTTACAAATTCTGGCCAATTACTGTGCGGCGGCGGCCGACGCGATGGCCTTTACGCTGATGCGCACCGCCCACTCAACGTTTGTGAAAGAAACCGAAGATTTCTCCTGTCAGATAGTGACGCGAGAAGGGTTGGCCTTCGCTTCGCCGCGCAGTTTTGGTGCACCCTGGTACGGCGGCATCGATTATGCGCCCGTTTTAGCGCTGATCGAAGACTATCAGGAAGGGGATATTTGTATCACCAATGATTCCTATGCCGGTAATGTGGCGACCCATTCACCCGATATTCATATCTGGAAACCGGTTTTTTTTCAGGGCCAGATTGCCTGCTTTGTGGTGGGACATATCCACAATACCGACGTTGGCGGCGCGGTACCGGCTTCTCTGTCGCGTTCGTTAACTGAAATCGTGCAAGAGGGATTACGCATCCCACCGCTAAAAATTATTTCAGGAGGCAGACTCAATGAAGATGTGGCACGGATTATGCGTCTTAATGTTCGTGCACCGGATCAGAACTGGGGCGACTTCAATGCACAAATCGCCTCGGTCAATATCGGCGAACGCAAGGTTCACGAGATTATTGCGCGCTTCGGCATTGAAGATTTTTTGCATGGCGTAGACGGTATTTTGGACTACGCCTGTCAGCAGGCGCGCAACATTATTGCCACCATTCCAGACGGAGAGTATTTCTATGCCGACTATGCTGACGAAGATACTGACGGCGGTTATCCCTGCCGTATTGCAGTTACGCTGCGCGTTACAGGTGACACCCTTGAGTTGGACTACACTGGCAGCGATCCGCAGCTCACGTCCTCATTAAATATGCCGACCGGCGGACGTGAAAGGCATCCGCTGGCCTTGGTCGGGGTGACCTACGTGCTGTCTACGCTCGACAGTCGGCTGCTGCTTAATGCCGGAACGCTGCGGCCAACGCGAGCAATTTTGCCCAGCGGCACAGTCATGAACTGCGAAGCGCCCGCCGCCGTGGGCATGCGTTCGTTAACCTGTGCCGTGTCGCAGATTGCCACGCTCGGCGCGTTTTCGCTGGCGGTGCCCGAAAGGCTGCCCGCCAACTCACCCGGCGGCAACTCGATTGTTAACATTAAAACTGTCGATGCCCAGAGTCGCACTGTGGTGGCATCAATGGGGCCGGTTGGTGGCGGGGCGGGCGGTACGCCGCGTCACGACGGGCCTGACGGTTCGGGCGGACTTTCGGCATTTCTTAAAAATACCCCAGTAGAAATCAATGAAGCAGAAGTGCCTATTTTGGTCCGCCGCTATGGGCTGTTCCCTGACAGCGGCGGCGCGGGGCGCTATCGTGGCGGCATGGCAACGGTGATGGAATTTGAAGTCACCGCGCCCAATACCGTGGTGACCGCACGCAACCGTAACCGTTCGGTGTTTGCCTCGGCCGGTGCAGTCGGTGGCAGTGCCGGAAAAAACGCCAGCTTCCAGACGAATCCCGACACTGAGCATAAAATCGAGCACGGGAATATCGACGTCATCAAGTGTAATCCGGGCGATGTCGTGCGTTTAATTGGCCCCGGTGCGGGCGGTTACGGTCCGGCACGAGAACGCTCACCGCAGAGTGTTCTGCGTGATGTGCAGTGCGGTTTTGTCAGTCTGGAAGGGGCGCGCCGTGACTATGGCGTGGTTATACACGACGGCGCAATTGACGCTTTTGAAACGGAAATCACCCGCAGCAGCATGCCCAATCAGGGCAGTGGACACTTTGATTATGGCCACGCCCGCCGCGCGTTTGAAACAGTATGGACCCGCGCCCGCTATGCGTTGCTCACCGAATTTTTGGCATCAATGCCAGTCGTCTGGCGACATTTCCTTAAGCATCAGGTGTTTGCCGCCGTCGCCGCCGTGCCCGCGCCAGAGAGTGAAGAGGCGATGAGCGAACAGATGGCTGACATCTTGCATGGATTATTGCATAAGTTCCCGGCCATACGCACGCCACAGCCCGCAGGTTAA